The region CATGAAATCTTCAACAGTCAAAGCAAATTGGGGCTGGTGGTTCCTGGCTATCCTATTCACCATTATTTTTATTGCAATTTTGATTGGTGCTTATACAGGCAACCTCCCACCAGCACTGACCCAAAACGATAAACCAGCCCACCTAATCTTGTACGCGATCGCCACTTTTTTGGGACACCGAGCTTTTAATCGTCGCCGCATGAGGTTGCTAAATTTTTCCCTAGCTCTATTCCCCACCCTGTTCACCCTCTTCACCGTTGTTGAAGAAGCCCTCCAATCCCTCTCTCCCAATCGTCGTTTGGACGCGCTTGATCTGCTAATGAGCTTAGTGGGAGTTGCAATCGGGTATGGGCTGGCAGAATGGGGCAAGAAAAGCAGGGAATAGGGCAGCCCAATCCTCTCTTCCTCCACGCTCCTTCATCCCCCTGCTCTTGAATCTCCTGATTCCCCGCACGGGTAGTTTATCCTCCGCACTCCGAAATCTGCAAAAAATCGAGTGAATTCAGCCAGTGGCACCCGATTTCTTTATCCTCAAGGCAAACCCCTATGGTTTTCATCCAAACAAGCCCCCAAGATTTTTCTGATATGGATTTCACTGATTTACTGAGAGAAACGGAAGAACGATTTAGCGATCGCACGCCCATTCGTTTAGATAACTGCAACAAGCTGAATGCTGGGTTACTCCTCCAGGCAGACAGTCCAGAGCGGGTGGAAAAACGACTTAAACGCTTAGGCTTTGATACTCCAACAGCAAAATTGCTGGCTGGCAGTGATGTCACGAAGCCACCAACGGCTGTGATCGACACCTCAACATCGCTGAATACCTTTGAGCGCATCCTTGCCAAAAACGATCTGATGGCAGTCAACTTTTTAGAGCGGGGTGCCAGGGCTGCCCGTCCGGTTGGTCGAATTCGGGTGCGGTTAGCGAATGGCAGTGCTGGCTTTGGGACAGGTTTTTTAGTCTCACCGCGTCTCTTGCTCACCAATAATCATGTGTTGCCCGATGCTGAATCAGCAGCGTTGAGCCGAGTGGAATTTGACTATCAAGATGGCGTGGATGGACATCCGCTACAAGCAGTGGTGTTTGATCTAGAACCGACTGTTTTATTTCTCACTGATGCATCGCTCGACTATAGCCTGGTGGCTGTTAAGACGGTTGCTCAAAATAATATCCGGTTGGATTCTTTTGGCTGGCATCCATTGATTGAAGCGGAAGGTAAGGTCATTATTGGGGAGTCTGTGAGTATCATTCAGCATCCCAATGGGGAACCTAAGCAGGTTGCCTTGCGAGAAAATTTATTGATTGACGTTTTGCCCAATTTTTTGCACTATCAGACGGATACAGCTCCAGGGTCTTCGGGTTCACCTGTATTTAATGATCAGTGGGAATTGGTTGCCTTGCATCATTCTGGTGTGCCGAAGCGTAATGCCAATGGTCAAATTTTGAACATCAATGGTAACGTATGGCGACCGGAGCAGGGTGAAAATCGGGTTGCCTGGATTGCGAACGAAGGAGTACGGGTTAGCCGATTGATTCAGCATATTAGGAGTCAGCCAGTTCCAGAGCAAGCTCAACCATTACTCACAGAACTATTTAGCAATCGTCAACCGTCTATTCGCCAACCCGTAACCAACAATAGGGCGCTTACCATTGGTAATAGTGAGTTGACTCCTGGAACTAGCGAATTACCCAGTTCAGAAATGACTCCTAAGCCAGACTGTTCTTCAACAAACACTGAGCTACAATTGCGAGCGATCGCCAGCGAGGATGGCAGTGTCACCTGGACAATTCCGCTTCAGGTGAGTGTGCGATTGGGGCAACCGACAACAACAGCATCGATGATTTCTACACTTGTTACCTCTGTTCCTGCCTCTGCAACCCCCAGTACTGAGCTTCCCCCAGCAGCTATCCCAGTGCCCGTGCTCGAAGTCCCAACGGAGAGCGACTTAAAACAGGCATTGAAGGAGTTGAAGACAGCAGCAAAGAAACCCTACTACGATGAAGCCGGCGATCGCAAAAAGCGAGATTCCTACTATCAAACTATTTTGGGCAAGTTAAAATCACTCAGTTCCCAAGAGTTGTATCAGGAACTCAGTCATTTAGTAATTCAAACTCATACTAAACGGCTAGCTTATCAACCCAGCAAGTATTTATATCCCTGGATTGATCTGCATCCCGATTTAAAGATTCGGAGTATTTATTCCGAACAAGTTTTTGAGCCAGAAGCACTGATTCGGGCAGATTTTCAAGTGGCGCAATTGCTGGCAACGCGATCTCAGGAACTGCAACTTAAAGAATCCTTCAACCCTGCCCAATTGGTTCAGGAATTGAATGTGTTGGAAGCCAGCCTGCCCTACAATTGCGAACACGTTGTGCCACAATCCTGGTTTGCCAAAAAAGAACCAATGCGCGGCGATTTGCATCATCTGTTTGCTTGCGAAACCCGCTGTAACAGTTTCCGAGGTAACACCCCCTACTTCGATTTTGAAGATTTTGGGACTGCCATCCGCGATAATTGCGGTAAAGTGATTGGCGAAAAATTTGAACCCAACGCTGGCAAAGGTGCGGTCGCCCGGGCAACACTCTACTTCTTGCTGCGCTATCCTGGCGAAATTAACAAAACCGAACGGGAGTATCAGGAAAGTCGGTTACCGATCCTGCTGAATTGGCACCGATCCTATCCGGTGAGTGAGTATGAACGACATCGCAATGCTGCCATTTTTGAAAAGCAAGGCAATCGCAATCCCTTGATCGACTTTCCCGACTGGGTAGATAAGATTGCCTTTCAGCTAGGGCTAGGCTAAGCC is a window of Leptolyngbyaceae cyanobacterium JSC-12 DNA encoding:
- a CDS encoding VanZ family protein (IMG reference gene:2510095521~PFAM: VanZ like family), producing the protein MSFRYMKSSTVKANWGWWFLAILFTIIFIAILIGAYTGNLPPALTQNDKPAHLILYAIATFLGHRAFNRRRMRLLNFSLALFPTLFTLFTVVEEALQSLSPNRRLDALDLLMSLVGVAIGYGLAEWGKKSRE
- a CDS encoding endonuclease I (IMG reference gene:2510095522~PFAM: Endonuclease I), translated to MVFIQTSPQDFSDMDFTDLLRETEERFSDRTPIRLDNCNKLNAGLLLQADSPERVEKRLKRLGFDTPTAKLLAGSDVTKPPTAVIDTSTSLNTFERILAKNDLMAVNFLERGARAARPVGRIRVRLANGSAGFGTGFLVSPRLLLTNNHVLPDAESAALSRVEFDYQDGVDGHPLQAVVFDLEPTVLFLTDASLDYSLVAVKTVAQNNIRLDSFGWHPLIEAEGKVIIGESVSIIQHPNGEPKQVALRENLLIDVLPNFLHYQTDTAPGSSGSPVFNDQWELVALHHSGVPKRNANGQILNINGNVWRPEQGENRVAWIANEGVRVSRLIQHIRSQPVPEQAQPLLTELFSNRQPSIRQPVTNNRALTIGNSELTPGTSELPSSEMTPKPDCSSTNTELQLRAIASEDGSVTWTIPLQVSVRLGQPTTTASMISTLVTSVPASATPSTELPPAAIPVPVLEVPTESDLKQALKELKTAAKKPYYDEAGDRKKRDSYYQTILGKLKSLSSQELYQELSHLVIQTHTKRLAYQPSKYLYPWIDLHPDLKIRSIYSEQVFEPEALIRADFQVAQLLATRSQELQLKESFNPAQLVQELNVLEASLPYNCEHVVPQSWFAKKEPMRGDLHHLFACETRCNSFRGNTPYFDFEDFGTAIRDNCGKVIGEKFEPNAGKGAVARATLYFLLRYPGEINKTEREYQESRLPILLNWHRSYPVSEYERHRNAAIFEKQGNRNPLIDFPDWVDKIAFQLGLG